AAAAATCAGCCAATAAGTTGAATCATTCTTAATCCGCTTTGACTCATACTCCTGCACCTGCTCATAGATGTAGCGCGGTGACAAACAACCCAACGACAGCCAAGGCGAGAACTTCGAAGAATAGTCTGCCCCCAACATGCCATTGCGAGTATCTTTGTAAACCTTGAGGCGATCGCGCTGCCAGAAATACTCCTGTAGCCTTCCCAGCCCGGCCGTCTCGCCGCCTTTGAATTGCACCACCACCCGTTCATCCACCCCAGGCAGCTCCAAACCCAAATCTGCCAGTTGCGGCAACTCACCCACCTCTACATTGGGTAAGCAAGCCAACTTCTGAGGCTCAGTAGATCGCAAATTCTCTAGGAAAGGGGTAGGGTCAGGCTAAAAGCATTAGATCAAGCCATGACGACCTACCCATCTTCATTATCTCCTGCTCCCGCTCTGACCGATGAAGGGACACTGGAAGCTGCCCTTGATTGTCTACTCGAGTCTGTTCCACTGAACATGGAAGGCGGATACACCCCCCAAGACCTATTCGAGATCCTGCTGCGGGCTGCCAGCCGAGGCGATAGCATCGAACACACGGCTCAACGCTTGCAAGGTACACCCAGTGGTAATGGTATCCGCTATCACTTGGACAAGTTGGATGAGATGGCCACACTGGAGAGCCAACTCAATGCGGCTCTGCAAAGCCGAATTCCACCCAAGATTTGCAGAAGGCAGCATCGCATTGCCATCGATTTACACTTAATTCCCTACTACGGCAACCCAAGTGAGGTGGAGGCTCCCTACATCTACCGCTCTCAAGCTAAAGCTGGAACTACCTCATTCTTCGCCTATGCCACAGTCTATGTTGTCTGTCGTCACAAACGTGTGACCCTAGGGATTCATGCAGTGCATCGTCAAGAAACCTTAGTGGCGACCCTGACTTATTTGCTCGCAAGGTTGAGTCCGCTGCGAGTCCGAGTCAAACGGCTTTACCTGGACCGAGGGTTCTATAGTGTCCCTGTCATCCGTTGGCTGAAGGCATTGCAGATTCCCTTCCTGATGCCTGCGGTGATTCGGGGCAAAACTGGAGGAACCCGTCAACTGCTAAGGGGACGGCGCAGCTACCAGACACCCTACACCCTCAACAGTCCCCAGTATGGTTCGGTCAACTGTCAGATGCGGGTGATTTGTAACTATTACAAAGGGCTCAAGGGCAAGCATGGGATTCAATACACTGTCTATGTGCTGCATCGGGTGAAGGTTGCCCTGCACCAGACCCATCGGCATTACAGAGACCGTTTTGGCATTGAAACCAGTTACAGGATCAAGAACCAGTGTCGCATCCGCACCACGAGTAAAAATCCTGTAACCCGCTTTCTGTTTGTCGCTCTAGCGTTTGTCCTAGTCAATCTTTGGGTGTATTTGCTGTGGTTCTTTATCAGTTGGACGCAACGAGGAGGACGAGTGGTTTACCGAGAACTGTTTGCCCTCAAGACAATGCTGGAATTCCTGTCCCAGGCAGTGGAGCGGCATTTTCCAGTCATCACAGCCATCTACTTACCCGCTCTGGAATGAATTTGCGATCTACTGAGGCTTCGGAAATGCGGGAGCAACATTAGCGTACTTTTCTACCTGCTTGCGGAAATGGGTGAACAGTTCCGGTAGCTCAGCAATCTCAAACGGCAAATTATCGGGATGATAAAGCATCTGACCCCAAAAAGTCTTCAGCTCCACCCCTAAAGGTCGTAGTGCAGTTTTCAAAGATTCTTCGATCGCGGTCTCCTCGGACGTAACCTCACCATGACAGTAAACTGCTGAGATTTGCAGTTGCTTGATTAGTTCTGGGTAATTGCTCAACTAGGTTGACCTAAGCACGCCTTTGGTAGAAGATGATAAACTTTTGCCATGAAGGAACTGCCCCCTCTCGCTGGACTGAGTCACGCAGAAAAGGATGCCCTGATTCAAGGGCTGTGGCAGGAGTTGCAAACGTTGCGCTCAGAGGTCGAAAAGCTGAAGCAAAAACGGGTCAAGAAAACCTCCCGTAATTCAAGTTTGCCTCCTTCTCAGGGCTTCAAGCCAAATCAGAGGAGGGCTCAGTCCCCTGCCCTCAATGGTGAGGAAACGGGAAGTCACCGTAACGGTGGGCGAGAATTGAGCCAACAACCGGATCAAGTCGTCGTTGCCCAAGCCAAGAGTTGTCCCCACTGTGGGGTCGAAGTGGAGCTATCAACACAACGCTTGAGCGGGACTTACGAACGCATTGAATTGCCGCCGATGACTCCTCACATCACCCGGGTTGAACGTTACGGCGGGACTTGCCAGTGTTGTCAGCAGGCGTATGAAGCGCCTGTTCCAGTCGGTTTGGAGCCAGGGTCTCCCTTTGGCACCAGTGTCGTGAGTTTAGTGACCTATCTCCGTTACAGCCATGCCATCAGCTATCAACGGCTGAGCCAGCTGATGAGTGAGCTTTACGGTCTCAGCCTGTCCGAAGGAGCGATTGCCAATCTCCTGCAACGGGTGCGCTCTCAGCTAGAAAACCCGGTGGCCAAGATTGTCGAACGTTTACGCAGTGCTCGTCTCGTCGGCAGTGATGAGACGGGGGCACGAGTGAAGGGGACCAACCAGTGGGAATGGGTGTTTCAGAACGACCAGGTGTGTTTGCACGTGATTCGTCCCAGTCGTGGCAAAACGGTCATTGATACCGTGATGGCGGGGCATCAACCACAGGTTTGGGTGTCTGATTTATTCAGTGCCCAGACCGCCCATCCGGCGCACGACTGGCAAGTGTGTCTAGCCCATCAACTGCGCGATTGTCAGTATGCCATGGATGCGGGTGATGAGTTGTTTGCGCCCCGGATGAAATGGCTGCTCCTCAAAGCCATTGCCCTGCAACGGCGACGACACACCCTGGCTGCCTCAACCGTTCAGCAGTATTGCTCTCGATTTCGCGGCTTACTGCGGGAGATCTTGAATCTGCAACCCAAATCGCTCGAGGGACAGCGGTTGCTCAAACGCTATCAGAAGATTCGGGCTCATCTGTTGCTGTTTTTGACGGATGAGACAATTCCGTCAACCAATAATGCCAGTGAGCAGGCGTTGCGCTGGAGCGTCGTCTTTCGCAAGGTGACGAACGGATTCCGCTCGGACTGGGGAGCGGAGCTATTCGCTCAGGTGCGATCGCTTGTCAACACTGCGAAGCGTCAGGGCATTGCTGCCTTTGATGCCATTTCCCGTGCCCTTACCTCACAGCAGACAGATTGGCTACTGGGTTGAGCAATTACAGTTCTGGAATGACCACCTCAGGCAACCCCTGCTGGATGATCAAATCACTGCCGAGCAATCGCAAGCTTTCCCGAAAATCTGCGATCGCCTCCAGCAAAAACTGCGCCCGAAACGCCCCCGTCTTCGAAAAACCCAACGAGGTCTGACCAAACTGCCGAGAATCAAAACAGTAAAAAGGAACCACCTCAGCCTCAGCCTGCAGTACTTCATGTAGAGGCTCATGGTCATGGAGTCGCAAATCATTGCGAAACCAAATCAAAATCCGCTTTTCAGCCACAATCAATCTGCCAGTTCAATCTAAATTGAGAAGCAAGCGTTACCTCTGTAGGGGGTCTGGGGGACGCAGCCGTCCCTCAGCGGGGGTTTGGGGGCAGGTGCCCCCAAGGCTCGGATTTAGCCCCAAAAACTAAAAATCAGCACTTAAAGGCGCACGTGGAAACGGAATCACATCGCGAATATTCGTCATCCCCGTCATAAACTGCACCAACCGCTCAAACCCTAGACCAAAGCCTGCGTGCGGCACAGTGCCATAACGACGCAAATCCAAATACCACCAATAAATCTCTGGGTCTAACCCCTGCGCTTGAATCCGCCGCTCCAGCACATCCAGACGTTCTTCCCGCTGCGAACCGCCAATAATCTCCCCAATTTTGGGCGCGAGAATATCCATTGCCCGCACCGTCTTCTCATCATCACTCAAGCGCATGTAGAACGCCTTAATCTGCGTCGGGTAATCCGTCAGAATTACAGGCTTCTTGAACACCTCTTCCGCCAAGTAGCGCTCATGCTCCGACTGCAAATCTAGACCCCACTCCACAGGGTACTCAAACCTGCGATCGCATTTTTCCAGAAGGGCGATCGCATCCGTGTAAGTCAACCGCTCAAACTGGTTATTGATAATGTTATCCGCCGTCGCCAGTACCGTGTCATCAATTCGCTGATTGAAAAACTCCATATCTTCCGGACAACGCTCCAGCACCGTTTTGAAAATGTGCTTCAGGAACGCTTCCGCCAAATCCATGTCGCCCTCTAGATCACAGAAAGCCATCTCTGGCTCTACCATCCAGAACTCAGCCAAGTGACGGGAGGTATTAGAGTTTTCAGCCCGAAACGTCGGCCCAAACGTATAGACATTGCTAAAGGCCATTGCCATAATTTCGGCTTCAAGCTGCCCACTCACCGTTAAGTAAGCAGGTCTCCCGAAAAAGTCTTGGCTGTAATCAATTTCCTTAGCATCTGTGAGTGGCACCTGCTTCAGATTCAGGTTCGTGACGGCAAACATTTCCCCTGCCCCTTCGCAGTCACTAGCCGTGATCACAGGGGTATGCACCCACAAAAAGCCGCGCTCTTGGAAGAATTCGTGAATTGCAGCAGCACAAGCATTTCGTACCCGAAACACAGCTCCTAGAGTGTTCGTGCGAGGACGCAGGTGACCAATGGTACGGAGAAACTCAAACGAATGCCGCTTTTTTTGTAGAGGAAAGCTTTCTGGATCGGCTCCTCCGTAAACTGTTGCCGATTGGGCTTGCAGCTCAATTCGCTGTCCCTTGCCCTGAGAAGGAACTAAAACTCCAGAAATCTCTATCGAGGCACCCGTGTTGGCCTGCTTCAGCACTTCCGCATAGTTGGGCAAGTCTTGGTTCAGCACCGTTTGTAAGCTGGCTAGAGAAGAGCCATCGTTGACTTCTACGAAGGCAAAGCCCTTTAACTCTCGCTTGGTTCTCACCCAACCTTGAACGGCGATCGCTTCATTGGGTTCACCACTGCGCAATACTTCTGCAATCCGTCGTGTCGCTATCATCGTTAAACACTAAAATCGGGGGCTAATTCGTACAGGACTTCAAAATCCAGCCTACAACAACGCCCAAACCCCCAAAACGCACTGCTTGCCAGAACACATCCTTGAGGCTGTTCCAGGAAAGTAACCGACTTTCTAGCGCTACTTCCAAAGCATCTAACTGCTGCCGAATTTGCTTGAGTTCTGCTTGGAGTTCTTGGCGCACTTCCTGCGATCGCGTCCGTCGCAAGTCACGCTGCACCTGGTCTAAGCGCTGTCGCAGATCGTTTTGACGGGATTGGTCGTCCTGAATTTGAGTGTAACGCTCTTTGAGGGATTGCAGCGATCGCTCTAGTTCTTGTACTTCCTGCTCAAACTCTTGCTCGAAAGCTGCTGAAGCATCTGGGGTATGAAGAAGCTCTGCATCCGGTTCTTGTGGAGAAGGTGATGATGATTCTGGCGGTAGCTTCATGACAACAATAGTAAAGTAGGGTTAGATGCCAACCCAGCTCACACGCCTTTAGGACTGTTTATGCCGGATGCAACCTCCAAACCAGCCGCGATCGCTCAAGGTCTCACGGCCCCTCAGACCGCACGTCTGCAAGAATTTAGTACCCTCGAACTGGCTCAAGCTCTAGCAGCCCGTTTGACTTTAACAGATATGGACTGGCATCGGCTAAAGTCTAACCGGAAAGTGCGTGCTAGCGAACAAGCCGCTGCCGCTTTAGTTTTTCTGCTCAAAGATCAACCGGAGGAAGCTTTAGCCCGTTTCCGCCAAGCCACTGGATGGCTAGACCGTTCTGTATCAGCGCCTCCGTGCCCGACGCATGGTCATCGCCAAGCCAACACCTCAGCCAGCTCTGCTCCCGAAGTTGAAGCCGCTGAACGCTGAAACACTTAGAAACAGATCAACCAGAGTATTTCAGCTCTGCTCTACTTCTGCATCTTGACTGGGATCAAGCTTCCGTTCTGGCAACGTTAATTGAATCGCGTTTGAGCGACGGGGTTCAGTTTCTACAATCGCTGTGGTCGTCGCCGCAGTTGTGCCTTTCACAATGGCCCCAGATCCAGAAAATGCTTCAGCCACTGGATGGTAGATCAAGGTCAAGAGGCAGGAGCATCCAGCTAACAAAAACAAATCTAGATTTTTCGAACGAAGTAAACAATTTTGCGATCGCTTCACAGTTTTAACCATATTTTTCAACGAGAATCCTGACACAAGTGACTGAGTTTCAGGTAAACGAGTGCCTGAGCATTCAAAAATAGTAGCCCACGTTACCGCATATGCTACCTAAAACCAGCCTGCCTCCAATAGAGTGCCCCAAACCGAGAGGTTAAATATAAAAGCCTCAATTTACTAGCGGACTAGAGGCAACCTGAAGCGATTGTTAACCTCTTTGCACAGCCTCAACTCAGTCCCAGCCGCATTCCACTGCACCCGGTCAAACACTTGGTAAAGAATATATAGGCCACGACCGCATTCTTTTTCGTTGTGGGGTAAGTGTTCCGAACAGCCAGAACTACAAGAAACAGGTGGTGCAAACCCTGAGCCTTGGTCAGAAATGACCCACCAATACTGATTTTCTACCACTGAAAAACGAACTAAGACCGTTTTACTGGGGTCTAGTTTGTTGCCATGCTTCGCCGCATTCACCAATGCTTCTTGCAATCCTAACCGAATCTCTGACTGCCACTGAGCTGGAACTTCTGCAAGCAGTAAATCCAGAACTGGGTAGAGATAGAGGGTAGAAGCAAAGCTAACAGTGCCCCAATTACGCCCTACAGGCCGAAGTGAAACCGCAATCACTTAAAAAACCCCGTAGTTTTCAGGTGGATAAACAAACATTAGGTTTGTTAAGCAATCACCCTGAGAATAACCTAGTAACCTTCTATTGCTCAAGCCTGAGTTGGTTAGTGTCATGCCTTTAAACACTAGAAGGAAGTTTCCAACCTAACACTACGGTAATTACTGAAAGTTATTGCAGTAGTTAAATAGGCGGGTCAAATTAAATATAAGATGGCTTCGTCTGAAACCCTTACACAGCCTAAAAACCATCTTCAGTTTAATTACACCTACCTACTTACTCATTAGGTCAGGACTGAAACAAGTTAATTTTTTAGCTTAGTCTACGCTGCTTGAGGAACAACGTTTCTTAGACTCTTTAGATTTTTTAGAATTATTTATCTATATTTTATTATTGTACCGAAATCTAGGTCAAAAATACAGCTAGCGACACGGCATGAGCTTGTAAGTAGGGCATTAGCGGGGGCGATCGCTAACTACTAACTGAGGTTTGCGGTAGTTGTAAAGCTTGCAATAACTTAGCCAAAGTACGCCGGAATTGAGCAAACTCAAAATTTTCAATGGTTTTTTGGCGCAGCGTTTCTGGCTGATACAGCAAAGGATTGGGGTAAGTTCCCTGAAGAATGTGGGTCAGATTTTGCGCGATCGCCACTACATCATCGGGATCAACCAAGCATCCTATTTCCCCATTCAATAGGGGATCAACCGCCCCATCTTGATTTCCAGCCAAGACAGGTTTGCCGCAAGCTAAGGCTTCTAAGTAGACAATGCCAAACCCTTCGCCGCGACTCGGTAAAGCGAATACATCGCAGAGATTGTAATGATCGCAAAGTTCGGACTCAGGTACAAATCCAGTAAAGGTGACACAGTCCTGGAGGTTAAGCTGACGTACTAGCATCTCAATGTGGGGTATGTTATTGCCTTTGCCAGCTATCACATAATGGGTATCTGGGATGTGACGACGAATTTCTACAAGTGCTTGAATAATTTGGTTGTATCCCTTGTAGCCAGTATTTTGATCGAGACGGGAAACTGTCAAAATCACAGGCTGCTCAGGAGTTAAGCCATAACGCTCTAGTAGATATTGGGGTTTAGGCGCAATTTGAAAGCGGCTGGAATCAAAA
This region of Trichocoleus desertorum NBK24 genomic DNA includes:
- a CDS encoding deoxyribodipyrimidine photo-lyase, which gives rise to MSNYPELIKQLQISAVYCHGEVTSEETAIEESLKTALRPLGVELKTFWGQMLYHPDNLPFEIAELPELFTHFRKQVEKYANVAPAFPKPQ
- a CDS encoding ISH3 family transposase — protein: MTTYPSSLSPAPALTDEGTLEAALDCLLESVPLNMEGGYTPQDLFEILLRAASRGDSIEHTAQRLQGTPSGNGIRYHLDKLDEMATLESQLNAALQSRIPPKICRRQHRIAIDLHLIPYYGNPSEVEAPYIYRSQAKAGTTSFFAYATVYVVCRHKRVTLGIHAVHRQETLVATLTYLLARLSPLRVRVKRLYLDRGFYSVPVIRWLKALQIPFLMPAVIRGKTGGTRQLLRGRRSYQTPYTLNSPQYGSVNCQMRVICNYYKGLKGKHGIQYTVYVLHRVKVALHQTHRHYRDRFGIETSYRIKNQCRIRTTSKNPVTRFLFVALAFVLVNLWVYLLWFFISWTQRGGRVVYRELFALKTMLEFLSQAVERHFPVITAIYLPALE
- the tnpC gene encoding IS66 family transposase; the protein is MKELPPLAGLSHAEKDALIQGLWQELQTLRSEVEKLKQKRVKKTSRNSSLPPSQGFKPNQRRAQSPALNGEETGSHRNGGRELSQQPDQVVVAQAKSCPHCGVEVELSTQRLSGTYERIELPPMTPHITRVERYGGTCQCCQQAYEAPVPVGLEPGSPFGTSVVSLVTYLRYSHAISYQRLSQLMSELYGLSLSEGAIANLLQRVRSQLENPVAKIVERLRSARLVGSDETGARVKGTNQWEWVFQNDQVCLHVIRPSRGKTVIDTVMAGHQPQVWVSDLFSAQTAHPAHDWQVCLAHQLRDCQYAMDAGDELFAPRMKWLLLKAIALQRRRHTLAASTVQQYCSRFRGLLREILNLQPKSLEGQRLLKRYQKIRAHLLLFLTDETIPSTNNASEQALRWSVVFRKVTNGFRSDWGAELFAQVRSLVNTAKRQGIAAFDAISRALTSQQTDWLLG
- the asnS gene encoding asparagine--tRNA ligase gives rise to the protein MIATRRIAEVLRSGEPNEAIAVQGWVRTKRELKGFAFVEVNDGSSLASLQTVLNQDLPNYAEVLKQANTGASIEISGVLVPSQGKGQRIELQAQSATVYGGADPESFPLQKKRHSFEFLRTIGHLRPRTNTLGAVFRVRNACAAAIHEFFQERGFLWVHTPVITASDCEGAGEMFAVTNLNLKQVPLTDAKEIDYSQDFFGRPAYLTVSGQLEAEIMAMAFSNVYTFGPTFRAENSNTSRHLAEFWMVEPEMAFCDLEGDMDLAEAFLKHIFKTVLERCPEDMEFFNQRIDDTVLATADNIINNQFERLTYTDAIALLEKCDRRFEYPVEWGLDLQSEHERYLAEEVFKKPVILTDYPTQIKAFYMRLSDDEKTVRAMDILAPKIGEIIGGSQREERLDVLERRIQAQGLDPEIYWWYLDLRRYGTVPHAGFGLGFERLVQFMTGMTNIRDVIPFPRAPLSADF
- a CDS encoding TRAFs-binding domain-containing protein, with the protein product MKLPPESSSPSPQEPDAELLHTPDASAAFEQEFEQEVQELERSLQSLKERYTQIQDDQSRQNDLRQRLDQVQRDLRRTRSQEVRQELQAELKQIRQQLDALEVALESRLLSWNSLKDVFWQAVRFGGLGVVVGWILKSCTN
- a CDS encoding anti-sigma regulatory factor, with protein sequence MIAVSLRPVGRNWGTVSFASTLYLYPVLDLLLAEVPAQWQSEIRLGLQEALVNAAKHGNKLDPSKTVLVRFSVVENQYWWVISDQGSGFAPPVSCSSGCSEHLPHNEKECGRGLYILYQVFDRVQWNAAGTELRLCKEVNNRFRLPLVR
- a CDS encoding deoxyribodipyrimidine photo-lyase, with translation MAEKRILIWFRNDLRLHDHEPLHEVLQAEAEVVPFYCFDSRQFGQTSLGFSKTGAFRAQFLLEAIADFRESLRLLGSDLIIQQGLPEVVIPEL
- a CDS encoding glycosyltransferase, whose translation is MVADTNFRDLHGLCRKLNQTTLQNSMKQPHFYLLFPNIFGYMGGIQVYSAVLLQALQDLYPDAQYDVFLKYDRADGVNLQNLKFLPQTRFHYFGQSHGDRHLWRRYGMASLAAAKMVSLGLWQRPTLILTTHLDFYSVVFDWLKRVTGVPYGVVLHGLEAWNVENTALKSVLQRADQVMAVSHYTRDRLLREQSLQPDHVTVLPNAFDSSRFQIAPKPQYLLERYGLTPEQPVILTVSRLDQNTGYKGYNQIIQALVEIRRHIPDTHYVIAGKGNNIPHIEMLVRQLNLQDCVTFTGFVPESELCDHYNLCDVFALPSRGEGFGIVYLEALACGKPVLAGNQDGAVDPLLNGEIGCLVDPDDVVAIAQNLTHILQGTYPNPLLYQPETLRQKTIENFEFAQFRRTLAKLLQALQLPQTSVSS
- a CDS encoding DUF6439 family protein, producing the protein MPDATSKPAAIAQGLTAPQTARLQEFSTLELAQALAARLTLTDMDWHRLKSNRKVRASEQAAAALVFLLKDQPEEALARFRQATGWLDRSVSAPPCPTHGHRQANTSASSAPEVEAAER